The genome window gagagagaggagtagaAAAATGAACAGAGACCTCTCAAAAGGAGCTTTGCAAGTGATAAAAAAGCAGAGGAAGATAAGATTGATCTGAGCTTGGATTGTTCGTTCTTTGTTCGACTTCTTTGGATTGATTTGTGTTCAAGAGTCACTGTTTTTATAGATAGAGAGAGATATGCTTCTATTTGACCTATAATGGAGACGCCACCAGCGGAGGAGCTTCTAAGGAAGATCGAAGACTTGGAGGCGGCACACGCGCACCTTCAAGATGAGATGTCTAAATTTAAAGTCTCCGATGCTAACCGTTGGGAGCAGCAtaagcaacagcaacagcaacgGCAGAGGTCGCATTCCATGTCGCCGCAACGGTCGGGGCCGAGGAGGAGAGGCGGTGGTATAGAAGTAGATTCTATCGCCGGCTGGAAGAAGAATTCGGCGTCGTTCAGGCATTCTTCTCCACTTCAAAGAGAAAGCAGGGGAAGTCACGATACAGTGAATGATGTGAATAATGCTAGTGACGGAGGAGCTAATAGGGGCGGTGGAGGTAATAGTGGACCTTCTGCTGTGAATTTCACTGATAGACAGTACTTGAATATATTGCAGTCCATGGGACAGTCTGTGCACATATTTGACCTTACTGGACGCATCATCTATTGGTGAGTATTGCTCGTCTTGTTTTCTGATAATTTTGTATCTCGTTCTTTATCCAATTGTGATTAATTGTTTTTTGGCCCCTGCCTTGTGTTCTTAATTTCGTTAGAATGATAATCTCTCAACATGAAAATAATGAGATTCTAATTATGGTTAAGAGGGCTTAGTCCAAATTGGTATTCTTAGGATTTGTCCAATTTTTGCAGGAACCGAACAGCTGAGCACCTTTACGGTTATTCTGCGGCGGAGGCTTTAGGCCAAGATGCCATTTACCTTCTGATTGATCCCCAGGATTTTTCCGTGGCAAATAATATAGTCCATCGCGTTTCTATGGGTGAGAGCTGGACAGGGCAGTTCCCTGTCAAGAACAAACGCGGGGAGAGATTCATGGCAGTTGCGACCAATACTCCTTTCTATGATGATGATGCTACTTTAGTTGGAATAATATGTGTATCTAGTGATTCACGGCCCTTTCAAGAAATGAAGGTTGGATTTTCGGGTGGAAGGAACTTGGAAACAGATTCAAGCTTTAGCCAGCCTAGAAATCTAGTAACGAGTACACTTGGTCTTGATCCTCAGCAGCCTTTACAAGTTTCGATTGCatcaaaaataacaaatttgGTTAGTGTCTTAGTTTAGTTTTGTTGTTCCTATGATATATTGAAATGTGTTGTATCTTAACTGTTGGAATATCAAAACAGGCATCCAAGGTGAGCAACAAAGTCAAGTCAAAGATTCGGACAGGAAACAATGTCATGGATCTTGAAGGAGGGAGTGGAGGTAGCCATCAGTCTGATCATGGATTCTCTGATACTGCTCTCTCAGACCACAGGGAGGATGCTAATTCAAGTGGAGCTAGTACCCCAAGAGGAGATGTACATCCATCTCCTTTTGGTGTATTTTCACATGTAGATGAGAAAACACCAGTTAAACCCTCCGGGGTTTCTGGTGACGAAGGTGATGGAAAGCCTGCAATTCACAAGATTATTACCTCCAAGGCAGAAGAATGGATTGGTAAGAAGGTTTCATGGCCCTGGAAAGGTAATGAACGTGATGGGCAAGATGCAAGGATTACACGTTTTGCATGGCCCTGGTTGCACAATGATCAAGAGAATGAGTCAATGAATGACACGAGTCCTTCTTTTGGTGTCAAATTGGAAACCCAGTTGAATGAAAACAATCGACCCACCAATAATGAGGCCTCAGGCTCCTGGACGTCCTCGGCCAATGTTAACAGCACAAGCAGTGTCAGCAGCTGTGGCAGTACCAGCAGCAGTGCTGTTAACAAGGTGGACACGGACACTGACTGCTTGGATTGCGAAATCTTGTGGGAAGACTTGACTATTGGAGAACAAATTGGGCAAGGTAATCACCTTACAAACCTATGTGGTTAGCTGTGGTGTGTTTTTCATAAATAATTACTATAGCATTGTTAACCAGAATCACTTAAATTCTCTCAAAGATTCTAGAATTTAATCACTCTCTGAAGATTATGGCTATTTACATTGATATCATTACTACTATGTTCTTCTTGGTTATGATTCTGATACTTGGTTTTCTGCTTCTCTCTTCTGCTGCTGCAGGTTCTTGTGGAACTGTATATCATGGCCTGTGGTATGGATCAGTATGTTCTTTTGCTCTTCCTTTTCATAGCCTTGCTTCCAAGATTATGAACAAAAGCAATATGACGGATCTATATTAATCATTTACAAATGTCACATATGTTGGTTTCCATCAAGTCATGTAAAACATTAGTAGGATGAGATTGGAAATGATAGCTAGTAATATCTTGAATCGACTTCTCATACCATCTTGCAACGCATGCTTCTCTTTCATGATTCCATATCATCATCTAATACTTGGATATATGTCTCACAAATTAATCAGAACTTATGTTTGTACCTTCATTGTTTGACTCCATTTTAGTAAATTATAATGCCGCACTGTCTAGTgggatttttcttttctctttttatatGAAAAATGGAAAGAAGTTGCACAATACTGTCGTCATTTATTTTGTTCTGTCTAGTTGAATCCTGTCCATGTAATTGCAGGATGTTGCTATCAAGGTATTCTCAAAGCAAGAATATTCAGATGATGTTATACATTCCTTTAGACAAGAGGTGGGTTTTCTTATTCTCAAATTCTTTTTTTAGTCATATTCTGACAAAAACAGAATTGAATGCATGTTTATGTTTATATCGTTAATTCATTGCTTCCTGAAAAAGTTATTAACTCATTGCTTATTTTAAGTCAATCTGCTTTCGGACATGAATGGATCTCTCCCCTAACTCCCTCTTTTTTCAAGGCATTTTCTTGTGCTTTCTGTATGTATTCCTGTTATCTATCAgtgaataaaaatcaaaatatgatGTTGCCATTGGTTTTTTCTGTAGGTTTCCCTTATGAAGAGACTTCGACATCCAAATGTTCTGTTGTTTATGGCAGCTGTGACTTCGCCTCAGCGTCTCTGTATTGTTACGGAGTTCCTCCCCCGGTgtgtctttattttttgttttgaaaatacaCTGCTACAAACTATCCAACCTATCTTTTTACTGTGCCACCTAGAAAGAAGAATAACCTAAGGGGGGTGGTATTTAAATGACTTGATTTTGTTGGAttaaaatttcttaatttcattgtacTTCTTGGCTGACTGGCATCTCCTCTATTCCTTTGAAAATGTAGTGGAAGTTTGTTTCGCTTGCTACAGAGAAGCACTTCCAAACTAGATTGGCGACGACGCGTTCATATGGCCTTGGATGTAGTAAGTACTCAATTAGTTAGTATCACATATCCCTTTTGTTTTTATGATGTTAAGTTGGGTACTATCTCTCTTGTGGTGTAATTCATGTTATTTTACTAATTAATCTTCCCTTCAGGCACGGGGTATGAACTATCTTCATCATTGCAATCCACCCATCATTCATCGTGATTTAAAGTCATCGAATCTTCTTGTTGATAGGAACTGGACAGTGAAGGTCTGCCAGTAATTGTGCCAATGTCTTTCCTTCAAGTTTTATTTTTGGACTCTTTTGAAGGCTTTCTTTTGGATTCCCTTTTGGCTTTTGGCTTTAATTGAAGTGAAACTTAATCCAGTTCTCAGCTGCACAGGTTGGTGATTTTGGCCTGTCTCGTCTTAAGCATGAAACGTATCTCACAACTAAGACAGGAAGAGGAACGGTAAtataactgtttttttttttcatttactttTGGCTGGTTATTTCAGTATTGTCAGTCTAATCTGTTGAACCCCATTATGATTCATCTTTTATAGCCTCAATGGATGGCACCAGAAGTTCTTCGTAACGAACCCTCAGATGAAAAGCACGTGCAGCTCTTTGAACTTGATACTTTCTGTCAATGACTCTCCTCAATACTCTATGCTTGAGCTGACATTCATTTTTGCTGTCATGGAACAATCAGGTCTGATGTTTACAGCTATGGAGTGATATTGTGGGAGCTTGCCACTGAGAAGATTCCCTGGGATAGTCTCAACCCTATGCAGGTATaaattttgattgaaaaattTTCTCATAACATTCTCATTAACATGCTTAATAGATTTTTGTGATATTAATTTGAGATCTAATACACGTCTCTACTATAattttcttacatgtccaaaACCAAGAGTACTTTCTTTAGTAGCTTTCAacctatttattgttattagccGCCCAAATTCCCACACCCAAATATATAAACTGCTTATTGCTGGCAAGAATTATAAGAACATTCGAAATGAATTTAACGACACCTGTGAATCTAATGCATGCTGTTCTGTGCACATATGAACAACAGTTTGTTTATTATACTTTCAGGTGATTGGAGCTGTGGGGTTCATGAACCAAAGGTTAGAGATCCCAAAAGATGTGGATCCGCTATGGGCTTCTATAATCGAGAGTTGCTGGCACAGGTGCTTGAACTTTTTCCTTTATATTTGGtgctttctttaaaaaaaaaatctatttgtCCCCCCCTTCAattgctctttcttttttaagaGGAAACCAGACTCTGAGTGGTTGGTCAAGATATGCTCAAACAAAATTCCGTGTGATTATTATTATGAACTTATGAAACTGAATTTGACCTGGAGGGTTTTCCATCatgaatttggttttttttatagaatGGATCACAGCTGTGGCCAGTAGGTAGCTGAGGTTGGTCATGATCCAATGGTCCATGGACtatttattggttttgaataatATTTGCGTCCCTCTTATCTTTTGGGTGTCTATTTTAGTGGTCAAGGTACTTTAAAATGCGAGAGTAGTTTAGGTGGGCAAAGTTATTGATAGCGATGTTTATTATATTCAAAGACTTGAGCTTTTGTTTTATCCCTCCTCCGTTTGCATAGTTGCACACTTTGACTGTGACTGTGATTGTGACCAATGTGTGGATGTGAACCAGTGATGCACACTGTCGGCCAACCTTCCAGGAAATTCTGGAAAAGCTTAAAGATCTGCAGAGGCAATACGCCATTCAAATCCAGGCGGCCAGGTCCATAGCTGGGGATAGCACCCAAAAGGAGCGATAGAACCTAAACATTTGCTTGGCTTGTGTTGTTCATCAAGCCACTAAAACTGATTGCCGACCTCTAGTTTTCTGGGGCAGCAGACtaagaaagtgaagaaattgCGAGAGGAGGGTGCACATTCGAGTTCCCTAATATTGTGCAGATTGGTCAATTCGTGTGATGCTTGTTTATTATTACAACACTAgaatcttgaaaaaaaaatcggcCAGTGGTGCTGTGTGATTCAGAGTTGCAgttggtggggggggggggggtggtggTTTCTGCCCTTTTGTGATATTATATTTATACCACAGAATGTTGCTAGGTCCACGTAGAAAAGCTGTACAGTATATGATTTTTCAAATGGTTACATGTAGAGTGAGATtgatttgttgtttcttttctgCATTGtctaatttaaaatttaaatggcCATTCTTATCACATCAAGCTTATTTTGTTTTGGGGTAACACCAAAATTAGCAGGAAGAAGTATGGACTCTTGACGGGAACAAGTATAGACTCAGAAGTTTTTGTATCGGAGGGAGtttgtttttttgattttattgtTGTATTGTAACTTACAGCAATAAAACGTCTTGCCTTGGAAAAAAATCCCTTCACAATGATGGACATATCTACCTCTTGAACACGAGTTGAATCGTGCTGGCGATCTTCGACACGGTCGGTGAGCTTGTCGAAGGCTTTGCTCTGTTGCTGTTGTAAGTCCTTTGAATCCACCACTCTCTCCACACCTCCTTCATCTGCACCCTCCATGGCTCTCTCCTCCTACTATTCTTCCTCTTCTGAGTGAAATTAGGGCACAGTCTCTTCAGACTGAAAGTTTCTCCTACTGTAATTGATTAATCACTTAATGGGAAGGAAGCCCTTGCTTCTAATCTAAGCTTGTAGTTGTAGGTGATTGCGGAAGCCCAATGCCCACAATCGTGTTGGGCAAAAAAGCGCATACGCTATTAAGGTACCTGGGCTTAGCCCAATTTGTTTTTACTTGGATCCAAATACACAAGCCCAGTTCTAAGAAACACAACGGACTCAAAAGGACGAATCTGGGCCCAAGTAAGGTACTTTGGGGTTTGGGCGAAGATTAAAAGCCCATAACACTTCCCCTTGAAATGACTTTTTAGTCTTAGCCCACGTAAGTTTTCATACGAGCCCAGATTAAAAGCTCACATTGTGTGAACCAGAGACCAGAGTTTTCATGGTCTTCTTTTTTGCCCATTGTTAGCCACAGATTTTTCATGTAAATATCCACTTACACATGAGTTCCTAAACCATTCATTGTAGTATAACAAAACACTACATAATTGAACTTCACAATAAGTAAAGCATTTCATTACAATTTTCATCAAAAAGAATAAGCTTAATTGGTAACTTAAGAAGACATCAATTGGCTTGGCAGCATCCATTTCTTTGAAAATGAAGAGCTTAATCAATTCATAGCCAAGCTGGCAGCCAATTCTTGCCATCTACGAAGTCTATGGACATGAAATTCTCAGCCTCTTCTTCAGTGAGTTGCTTCGACCAGGGAGCACGCTGGTCGGTCTCAGCTCCAGGTCCACGGCAATGGTATTCTGCTTGGTACATGTTACTGTTTTCATTTCACAGCGTCAGTAATTCGTTAGTGGTAGAAGATATAACCAATTGAGCTATTGTTCCGTGGTTGCCAGAATCATAATATAATTAAGTGCAAGGAATATTAGAATGTCTTACTCTGTGGGGCCATCATAACTCCAGTTGGTCCAGCCCATGGGCACAATTGTTCTAGACAGGTAAGTCTTGGCAAAAATGGTCCTGGAGTAGGCACCTTTTGCTCTTCCCAGGTAAACATCGCCAATACCATAAACCTTCCCTTTCACAAAAACAAACCCACTATTATCAGTTGGGTCTTCCCTATTCTGAGCCGTGATTGACCCATGAATCGACACTCTCTTGTCAGCAATAACAAAGATCTCACAATTCTGCATCCACAAAAACAATGCTTATATACGTTCAGTTTTGATCAAATTAATATCCTCAGTTTGTAAGTCGGCTGAATCTTACTTACATGAAACATGGACCGGCCGCGGCCGAAGATGAAGTCAATTGAGCCCTGAATGTAGCAGTTGTCATAGTAATGTCTCCCTTTGTAATCAAAGAGTGTGTTGTGGGTGCTGTAGAATGCACAATGGTAGAATGCATTCATGTCCGCGCCTACGAATGCTGCCACTGACTGATTTTGCGAGGTGTAGGCAACCCCAGTTGGAGCCTCATTCTATAACAGTTGAAACAACACgaagaaataataaaatcagTATCAAAAGCTAGGCTTAATTCAGGGAGAAGATAGAAACAAAGAGGGAACAAGTTAAGATGATCATGTAGATAATGTAATTCCATGCGCATTAATCTTATTCTTTAGTTGagtgtcattttttttatggtaaCCGACGAATCAAGCACTCAGAGGACAGCTGAGTGAGCGTGAATTTTGGACTGTAAGAACAGTTTGCACCAAATTGACGACAGGTAAGATTTGGTCGAAGGTGAAAATTGAGCTCCTAATGCCTCCCAAGAAGTGAGTCAAAAGCCCACGAGATCAGGAAAATCATTGACCTTAGTAACATGCATCCATCCTAAGCCTAGAGATATAACCAACTAGCTATTGTTCCATAGTTTTGTTGAGTGTCAATGATTCAACAACAAACCATATCTTATGTTTCCTCTAAAATCCACCAAGATTTTCTTACAGTTGTTTAATTAGAATTTCTGAAACCATAACCCTAATCATTTCATTTCAtgtattctattaatataatatatagcaGAGGAACAAAAGGATGGTTATTTACCTTGAAGCTAATACCGAAGGCAATGAAGTGAGGGGCTTCAACACGAAAAGTTGCAGATTCAATGTTATCAGATGAACTTTGAGACCAAACAATGGCCGTCCTTCCTCTTCCGTTCCCTCTTAGAAATATATATGGCTTATTCACAGGAATCAGAACCTTTTCTCTGCCAACCAAGAGTCCAGAAAAATCGCATAATTAGACAGTGTTTGGTGAGCAGGTATTCGGGTGATAACAATTTCTATTGCATTAGATGCCattcaataataaaataataataataataaaaaagggtATGTGGTAAAAAGACTACATTCATAATTCATCGTTCAAGCCTCCATGCAACCATGAAAGCTAGAGCAAGATATTTCCCAATTACCTGTAAACTCCTTTCCTTACATGGATGATAACCCAATTACCATTTCCTTCAGGAACGGCGTCAATGGCGGCTTGGACGGATTTAAAATCACCATCGCCATTAATATCAACCTTAAGCGTGCGATTAGTGGCGATTTTTTGTGTCAACAAAGGGGAGTCGATCACGGCTGGTAGCACCGTTGGCGTAGAGGCACCATTAACATGGCTCAAATGAGAGGaggcaacaacaacaaaaatggcAGCAAAGGCAACATGGATTGCTCTGACATTGGGAGGCCAAGAAATGGAAGCCATTGCTATAGAAATGCGAAGAGAGTTGCTGGAGCTTTAAATGATTTTTGATGGGGAGAATTCTTTGGCGTTTAATTAGCTGGGGAGGGAAGATTAGTTGCCTTTGAATTGGAGGGTACACTTTGTGTGGTTGGTGTGGAATTgttctgtttctttttgttgtattttcaattttgttgtcATAATTAGCAACTAATTTGGTAAGATTTACTTAAAATGAAAGGGTATTCATGACCATTCTTTTAGGGGGTAAACAATAGTACTTACTCAATCCGAGATACCCCACACGTGAATGTCATATGAGCTATTCGTTTTAGATTCATTGTATTGCATGCCTTTAATCCGGATGGGTTGGATACCAATAGAATATCTCATATACAAATTTAGGtggttttgagattttttgattatttttacaTTAGTTGGTTAGCTCGTTTGGTAAGTTAGTTATAAGTTTTTGGATCGAATTGAAATAATTGGTCTTATATTAaaatttctttgtttgaatGAGATGTAAGGACAAAATAACCTGCAACTCCAATAAATTAAAACCTTCACATGCCAagcttttgacaaaaaaaaaagaaggaaaagtatGAATCCCTTTTCTCATACCCAATAAAGCAGTTTGATTtacatattatttttagttttgtgagtattttattttatttttgaaatacgattgaaatttttatttttcattggaatcgaattttGGGTATGCATATACCTAACCTAATCTATTGTCAATCGAGTAACCATGTAATAAGAAATTCTTTTTAAATGTAGAAAAAACTTTTGTAAATTCTGATAAGTGGTAAGATATTAACGTCGTGAAATAAACTTGTTCCCCGGCTAATCTCAGGCAATTGAATCAATAAAATGACCAACTTGAATCCTCATGTGTTATTAAAAGTAAAAACTAGTTGCAATTGAAGTGTtatttacattattattattattataaatacaGTTGCGAACCAAACACGAAAACAATTTTTCTGTGACCCGGAAATAACGCCGCATATATGTTGGCAATTTGGCATTCCTTATCCCGCAACGCAAGAGAGTCTGATGAGGCCTACAGGCAAGGCAAGGCAACAACATAATTTATCGTCGTTATCTTTTTACGCAATTGCAGGTATCGACTATCAAGTGCTTTAATCGCCGTCCATTTAAAGATCAGCAAAATCTGTCACAGCTAGGACCCACCATCACCGTTGATCAGATCACTACCAGGCCCAACTAGGACCCACCATCCGCTGTCCAGTAAAAGTCCAAATTCtactaaaaagttaaaaacaaaaagaatttaTATGTCATTCTCGTTTGTTGGTTCGTTCTCCAAACTCACATGTCGCTCGCCGTCACCCCAGAACCCCAAAACCCCACCAACGGTTCCGAGATTGAAGAGATAAAAATGGCCTTCAACAAATTCGACGTCGTATCAGATGCGTCGGATCACCATTACTTCGTCGACAAGCACAGCACCAAGAAATCAACCGGTCAAGATTGCTTCGTCAATGCTGCTAGTAGCGTCTACAAGAAGGTCATTCAGGAGTGGCGGATCCTCGAGAGAAACCTCCCGGAGTCAATCTTCGTTCGGGTCTACGAGAATCGCATCGATCTTCTCCAGGCAGTGATTATCGGAGCCGCCGGTACCCCGTATCACGATGGACTCTACTTCTTTGACTTAGCCTTCCCGATCGATTACCCGCACCGTCCTCCTCTCGTGCACTACCATTCATTCGGTATGAGGATCAACCCGAACCTGTATGAGAACGGGCGGGTCTGCCTGAGCCTGCTGAACACTTGGAGCGGCAAGAAGTGCGAGAAGTGGAACGCGAATGAGTCGACGGTTCTTCAGGTTTTAGTGTCAATCCAAGCCCTGGTTCTCAACGAGAAACCGTATTACAACGAACCGGGTGTGTTGTCGGGTCGGGTCAAGTGGGATAAGAAGTCCATGGCTTATAATGAGAACGTGTTTGTCTTGTCTTGCAAGACAATGCTGTGTCTATTACGCAACCCTCCAAAGAACTTCGAGGATTTCGTTGCAGGGCATTTCAGAGAACGAGCAGAGGCGATAATTTCAGCCTGTAATGCCTATATGAATGGCCGTGCCATGGTAGCGTACTACAGAAACGACGGTGGTGATGGGTCGTCCTCATTGGGGAAGAAGAAGGTCTACGTGTCGGACAAATTCAAGGGTTTGGTGGACAAATTGTATCCTCAGCTGGTGGCGGCGTTTACAAAGAATGGAACTCCGTTGAGTATTTTCTACGATCAGGCGAAGGTCGAGATTAAAGCTGGGTCTTTCAATGATAATCATCCTCGTGTGGTTGTGAAGAAGAAGGGGACAATTGGGATCCTGAAGAGGGTTTTTGGGAGAGTAAAGGTGTTTCTGGGACTGAACAAGAAAGCTGATCAGGGAAGCCGAAACGACGTCAAAAAGGAGTCTTGAAGGGACCCAGCTGGGATTTTCTCTGTTATTTAACGCCACTTTAGACAAGGAAAATAAGAGAGTAGGATTCGCAGAAGGAGAGTACGAAAAAGGGACTTATTTTACTCTTCTTTGACTATGATTAGTTAGGGTTTCTGGTGTTCTAAAGTGATGGTATAGATGGGATGCTCTGTGTAAGAATGCTTTTGATATGATGGTATATAAAAGAATGGGATTAAAGAGTTGCTGTGCCTTCTTTCCTTGATGCTGCCTTTTGTGGTTAAGCTTTTGTGTTCGATGTTACTTGCAAGCCAAGCATACCAGAAGGCATAAAGGTCACAATAGCTTAAGCTTATTGTCAATGGAAACAGACACTaaaatggaagggaaaaaagaGGGAGAGAAACTTCATTGATCAGATGAACAATAGATAGAGTGTCAATTTCTTTAATCAACGTTTATTTGCAAGTGAATTAAGCTTAGTTCTGAAACTTTTTGTATACCCATTGGGTAAGGCCCATATTGGAGGTCGTGCTAGGATTGGGCCTGGCCTTAGGGGTATTGGTATCCAGTCCAACTTCACCAACAATCGAACCAATCTATTTGGAAAATTTGAGTTTTGAGCTTGTTGAAAATACTAGAAATATTTTCTCCTATCATTAATATCATAGTTTTATCAACACAGACACAGACAGGTTTTTTTTAGGAGTATGGAGATTTTGATTTGATAAATATGGCATCATTGTTTGTTAATGCCTTCATAACTTTTGATGTTGATTTTATCGAATTTGGTTACACGACGAATCAGCCAATCAGGTAGAGAAAAGGTAATTAGTCACGAACTATAGGGGCAATTATGGAATGCCGTCCTCGCACCACCATTCCATCCTCCGGCGGTCTGTATAGAGTCAGAGACCCTTCAGCAGATGACCTAGCAAAGGCACAAGGCACGAACACCCTATCATACTTCATACATATATTCTGATGACATTTACAGCTGAATCTCTTCAAGTGAGAAGCTGTTGCCAATGAAGTCGCGCGCGAAATTTGCCCTCCCTTTATTGCTCGCTTTGAGTTTACTGCGACACCGTTGGAGTCGGCCCCTCAAGCATTCAGGAGAGACCCGGGCCACCCTCAGTGGCACCACAGCGCCTTCCATGATGTCCGTAATAGCGTTCGATCCGACGTTCGTCGCATGCTCCACACCCGAGCCGAGGTGCTTGATTTGTGTACTCCTTGTCCTCAATAATGAATAATCCAAGACTTTTTAAAGAATTTGTGAAGCACGATTGCTCTagattttttgcttttgaatgctatgaaaaacaattttccgATTGTTAATTCTGCAATCGTTGTGCAGGTTCCTTTTCAGGTACCGTTGGAAGTGAATGTGGTGCTGATCGGGTTTAATGAAGATGGAGGCTATAGGTACACGGTAGATGCGCACAAATTGGAGGAGTTACTGAGGGTCAGCTTCCCAAATCACAGACCGTCATGCTTGGAGACTGGCGAGCCCCTGGACATTGAGCATCACGTTGTCTACAATGTTTTTCCGGTAAGcttttttcctttcccttttctttttctggccGGCGGCGAAGTAGTCTTGTATTGACTACTATAATTTGGCGTACAATATTGAGTTTATTTTATCCTCAATAGCGTGGTGACTGGTGAATGCATGGCTTTGAAATAGTTGTTGTGTTATGTGTCTATCCACATAACAGGCTGGGCAGccagaattgatagcacttgaGAAGGCACTGAAGGAGGCTA of Tripterygium wilfordii isolate XIE 37 chromosome 13, ASM1340144v1, whole genome shotgun sequence contains these proteins:
- the LOC120011982 gene encoding uncharacterized protein LOC120011982 isoform X4 — its product is METPPAEELLRKIEDLEAAHAHLQDEMSKFKVSDANRWEQHKQQQQQRQRSHSMSPQRSGPRRRGGGIEVDSIAGWKKNSASFRHSSPLQRESRGSHDTVNDVNNASDGGANRGGGGNSGPSAVNFTDRQYLNILQSMGQSVHIFDLTGRIIYWNRTAEHLYGYSAAEALGQDAIYLLIDPQDFSVANNIVHRVSMGESWTGQFPVKNKRGERFMAVATNTPFYDDDATLVGIICVSSDSRPFQEMKVGFSGGRNLETDSSFSQPRNLVTSTLGLDPQQPLQVSIASKITNLASKVSNKVKSKIRTGNNVMDLEGGSGGSHQSDHGFSDTALSDHREDANSSGASTPRGDVHPSPFGVFSHVDEKTPVKPSGVSGDEGDGKPAIHKIITSKAEEWIGKKVSWPWKGNERDGQDARITRFAWPWLHNDQENESMNDTSPSFGVKLETQLNENNRPTNNEASGSWTSSANVNSTSSVSSCGSTSSSAVNKVDTDTDCLDCEILWEDLTIGEQIGQGSCGTVYHGLWYGSDVAIKVFSKQEYSDDVIHSFRQEVSLMKRLRHPNVLLFMAAVTSPQRLCIVTEFLPRGSLFRLLQRSTSKLDWRRRVHMALDVARGMNYLHHCNPPIIHRDLKSSNLLVDRNWTVKVGDFGLSRLKHETYLTTKTGRGTPQWMAPEVLRNEPSDEKSDVYSYGVILWELATEKIPWDSLNPMQVIGAVGFMNQRLEIPKDVDPLWASIIESCWHSDAHCRPTFQEILEKLKDLQRQYAIQIQAARSIAGDSTQKER